A stretch of the Nicotiana tabacum cultivar K326 chromosome 6, ASM71507v2, whole genome shotgun sequence genome encodes the following:
- the LOC142181797 gene encoding uncharacterized protein LOC142181797 produces the protein MVAFVQGNEDRLKEEERLRREKEREFNKRAKFAGNFNHGGSQARGNHQFFKKSKSGPAPSSASAPVQRSKFNKKNQNFRTADSQSQGHFLMDCPSAKQKNGGNVAQSTNSVAHHNSQAQQGRGAAKSNNAGGGRKRLYALADHQDTEARGDVVTSMLIIFTFDVYALIDLVGESIIARCIYRGCPVKVHHRLTAVDLVELEMVDFDVIIGMDWLESCYATMGCRTKIVSFEFPGEPILEWKGDVVTPSGRFISYLKARKMISKGYIYHLVRVKDADAQIPTLQSVPIVNEFPEVFPEDLPGIPPDREIDFGIDLLPADALSQRSMGSLAHVEADKRTMMKEVHRLANLGVRLLDSEHGGVVLQNRAESSLVAEVKVEHQRPGGLTQNIEIPIWKWEMINMDFITGLPRSFRKHDSISVIVDRLTKSAHFLPVKTTDSAEDYAKLYIKEIVQLHGTPLSIISDRGAQFTASFCNWDDHLPLTELAYNNSYHSSINLAPYEALYGRRCRSPIGWFEVREAELLGPELIYQAMEKVNLIQRHLKTAQSRKKSYSDIRRRDLEFQVNDWVFLKVSPMKGVMRFGKKGKLTPRSIGPYRILRRIRQVAYELELPQELATVNPVFHVSMLKKFMGDPSLAVPTEIIGVKDSLSYEEIPVAILDRQICKLRTKEIASVKYLPSLVFSDHVLVQFDIQVFIIFQYTHISITPV, from the exons ATGGTTGCCTTTGTTCAAGGGAACGAAGACAGGTTGAAGGAAGAAGAGCGGCTACGGAGAGAGAAGGAGAGGGAATTCAACAAGAGAGCTAAGTTTGCAGGAAATTTCAACCATGGGGGATCTCAAGCACGAGGCAATCACCAGTTtttcaagaaatcaaaatcagGACCTGCTCCATCTTCAGCTAGTGCACCGGTTCAAAGGTCGAAGTTTAACAAGAAAAACCAGAATTTCAGAACAGCAGACTCGCAGTCACAG GGCCACTTCTTGATGGATTGTCCATCAGCAAAGCAGAAAAATGGAGGCAATGTAGCTCAGTCCACTAATTCAGTAGCCCATCATAACTCTCAGGCTCAGCAAGGGCGCGGTGCAGCAAAGTCTAATAATGCAGGCGGTGGACGAAAACGCTTGTATGCACTGGCAGACCATCAAGATACAGAGGCTCGTGGAGATGTTGTCACAAGTATGCTAATAATATTCACTTTTGATGTCTATGCTCTTATAGATCTAGTTGGAGAATCAATTATAGCAAGGTGTATCTATAGGGGATGTCCAGTCAAAGTGCATCATCGTCTTACTGCAGTAGACTTAGTAGAATTGGagatggtagacttcgatgtgatcataggcatggattggttagagTCCTGTTATGCCACAATGGGTTGTAGAACCAAAATAGTAAGTTTTGAATTTCCTGGTGAACCAATCTTAGAATGGAAGGGTGATGTAGTAACACCTAgtggtaggtttatttcctatcttaaagcCAGAAAGATGATCTCCAAGGGATATATCTATCACCTGGTTCGAGTTAAGGATGCAGATGCTCAGATCCCTACTCTCCAGTCGGTACCAATTGTAAATGAGTTTCCAGAAGTGTTTCCCGAAGATCTCCCCGGAATCCCTCCCGATAGagagattgactttggaattgatcTACTTCCAG CTGATGCTCTCAGTCAGCGTTCTATGGGAAGCTTAGCTCATGTTGAGGCAGACAAGCGAACTATGATGAAGGAAGTCCACCGCTTAGCAAATCTAGGAGTTCGACTTTTGGACTCCGAACATGGTGGCGTTGTTCTCCAGAACAGGGCTGAATCCTCCTTAGTAGctgaa gtgaaagtCGAACACCAGAGGCCTGGCGGTTTAACTCAGAATATAGAAATTCCCatttggaaatgggagatgataaacatggacttcatAACAGGTCTACCTCGCTCGTTCCGGAAGCATGATTCAATTTCGGTGATTGTAGACCGACTTACCAAGTCAGCTCACTTCTTGCCAGTGAAGACTACAGATTCGGCCgaggattatgccaagttgtatatcaaagaaattgtCCAATTGCATGGGACTCCTTTGTCCATTATCTCAGATCGTGGTGCTCAGTTCACAGCAAGCTTTT GTAATTGGGACGATCATCTACCTCTCACTGAGTTggcttataataatagttatcactcTAGTATTAATTTGGCACCGTATGAAGCTCTatatgggcgaaggtgtagatcaccaattggttggttcgaagtcAGAGAAGCGGAGTTGTTaggacccgagttgatctatcaggctatggagaaagtcaacTTGATACAAAGGCATTTGAAGACGGCTCAAAGTCGCAAAAAGTCCTATTCGGACATACGGCGTagagacttagagttccaagttaatgattgggtgtttctgaaaGTATCGCccatgaaaggcgttatgagatttgggaagaaggggaagcttACTCCCCGCTCTATTGGGCCATATAGAATCCTGCGAAGGATCAGACAGgtggcttatgagttagaattgccacaaGAACTAGCTACTGTaaacccagtgtttcatgtgtccatgttgaagaaattCATGGGAGACCCATCACTTGCGGTTCCTACGGAGATTATAGGGGTTAAGGACAGCCTGTCTTATGAGGAAATTCCAGTGGCTATTCTTGATCGACAAATCTGCAAGCTCAGAACTAAGGAAattgcttcagtaaaa TATTTACCCAGCTTAGTATTTAGTGATCACGTGCTCGTTCAGTTTGATATACAAGTGTTCATAATATTTCAGTATACTCATATCTCCATAACACCTGTTTAA